GCGAAGCTGACCAGCAGTCCGTGGCAAGTGGTGCTGTTTGTCGCCCAGAACAGTGAAAGTGCCTGACCACACAAGGAACGCCGTATGTCGCAAGGAAGTGCCGCAAGCCTGTGCCTGCAGGACGCACCGTTGAGCAGCGCGTTCCGCCAGACGTGGCAGCAATGGCAGCAGGACTGGTTGCAGTTGCCCAAGGACAGCGAGGACGAAGCGGCGCTGGTCGAGACTGTGGTCGAGTTGTCTACCCAGGCTTCACAACGCTTGTGGCGCACCGCGTATTCGCGGGTCGGTGACTCGGCAACCGAACAGGTCAAGGCACTGGTCTATGCGTTCGTTGCGCTCGTCGACGAAACCCTGCTCTTCACGCCGTGGCCGGGGCAGGGCGCCTGGCAGGATAAGCCGCTGGAATCGCGCCTGTACTCCAGCCGTCAGGCCGGCGAGCAACTGCCGGCGGCGATTCAAACCCTTCTCGACGAACAACAACCGACCACCCGCGATCTGGCCAACGTGTATTTACAGTGCCTGATTCTCGGTTTCCACGGCCGTCTGCGCGGTGAACACAGCCAGGCGCAACTGGAAAAATGGCGGCTGGCGTTGTTCAACTTCGCTTGGCAAGACGAAGCCAACTACGCCGACGTCAGCCGCCGGTTGGTACAACCCTCGCTGGCCACACCGTTGCAGTTGCCGGTACGCACCGCGCTGCCGGATGGCTTGCGACTGACCCTGGGCATTCTCGCCATGGTGGTGTTGTTGACTGCGCTCGGGCATTGGTTGTGGCGTGACATCGGCCAGGAACTGGCGCCGGTATTGCAGAGCGACGATGTAGTCAGCGCGCCGGAGCAAGGCTCATGAGCCCACTGACGATCGTCGCATGGGTCGTCGCGTTGCTGTTGTTGCTGGTGATCATCGGCGTGGCAGTGTGGTGGTTGCGCACCCAGAGTGGCGCGGCGATCCGAAGTTTCTATGCGTCCGTGCGCCATATGGAGCGTGACCAGGGCAATCTTGACCGTTATCAGCTTCCATGGCTGCTGATGCTCGGCGACGAAGTGCAGGGCACACAACTGGTGACGGAATGGCGCCTGCAACCCACCGATAAACCGGCGTGGTTCGGGCGCTGGTGGTCGGACCCCGAAGGCGCGGTGCTGGTGGTGCCGCAGGCGTTGTTTCTGCCGGACGATGGCATGCATTTGCAGCGCGGCAGTTGGTGGCGGCTGCTGGGCCTGATCTTG
The sequence above is drawn from the Pseudomonas sp. FP2196 genome and encodes:
- a CDS encoding DotU/TssL family secretion system protein translates to MSQGSAASLCLQDAPLSSAFRQTWQQWQQDWLQLPKDSEDEAALVETVVELSTQASQRLWRTAYSRVGDSATEQVKALVYAFVALVDETLLFTPWPGQGAWQDKPLESRLYSSRQAGEQLPAAIQTLLDEQQPTTRDLANVYLQCLILGFHGRLRGEHSQAQLEKWRLALFNFAWQDEANYADVSRRLVQPSLATPLQLPVRTALPDGLRLTLGILAMVVLLTALGHWLWRDIGQELAPVLQSDDVVSAPEQGS